Within the Mustela lutreola isolate mMusLut2 chromosome 2, mMusLut2.pri, whole genome shotgun sequence genome, the region attaaaactacaatggatcatctcacacctgtcagaaaggctaaaatagaaaacataagaaacaagtgccggcaaagatgtggagaaaggggaattcttgtgcactattggtaggaatgcaaactggtgcagccattgtagaaaacagtatggaagttcctcaaaaaattaaaaattgaactatacTATGACCTAgtaattgaactactgggtatttgccaaaaaaaatacaaaaatattgattcaaaggaagatatgcacccttatgtttactgcaacaCTATTTTCAATAGCAAAATATGGAAGCAcccaagatgtggtatatatatgcaatgaaaattattcagccataaaaagattggtcttgccatttacaacaatacagatagagctagagagtataatgctaagtgaagtaagtcagtgagagaaaggcaaataccatataatctcactcatatgtggaatttaaaatacaaaacaaataactataggaaaagaaaaatagaaagacagagacaaaccaagaaacagactcttaactattgagaacaaactgatagttaccagagaaGAGTGAGTTGGGGGAATGAAGGAAATtggggatggggattaaagagtacacttaacataatgggggaaaaaaaagaactagaataaaaagataaacaaaaaagtGTAGGATATAACAGAGACCTTGACACATTCTGTGCATTTCAAAGCAATTAGTATAGCTGTAGCATCCAGGAGGAAAATGTAGaagaacaagaaataagtgttgagAGGCTACCATAGTtcaattataaaagaaatttagACTTTGCCAAGAAAACACTGGGCAATGATGAAAGGATTCTAGGCAGTGGAATGGCATTACCAAATTTGTTTCTTACAAATGTATTCAAAAGTTAGAAATGCACGTTTAGGAGTTATTGCAGTAATCCAGGTGACAAACAGTTGTGATCACAACTAGGGCAGGGTTGGAGTTGGAGAAAAAAAAGCTGGATTCtaggaaaagaaaggccatagAACTCATGGACCTAAGAGTGGGGcaggcaatgaaaaaaaaaaaaaaatcaaacataccTCCATGATGAATGGTGTACATTCATTGAAACAGGAACACTAGGGGCAAAGGATTGTAAATATAATGCTCCAAATTGTAAATATAAAGATAATAATTCTGGTTTCatcatgttgagtttgagatgccTGTGCATTATTCAGTTGGAACTATTCAGTATAGAGTCAAAAGATATTGGTAGAACAGAATTTTAAGTCATCAGTGCATGAAAGAGATACTAATTCTAGTCCTAGGGGTTTGAGATGATCACTTAAGGTGAATAGATAAGACAGTCCTTCTCTTCCCACTACCAGTAGACCCAGtggaacaaaaacattttttaaacatttttattaacccATTTTGGATGTATAGATAGAAGTGATGAACGGGTAACTTTAGAGCCTACAATTTAAATATTGGCACAGAGCCTATAAATACTGGCACAGATGACAGGTAGAGTTATTTGTACTAGTTAGTTCTCTGCTGAGATTTGTTAACTAAGGTTGAATAAATCACTGGATTTCAGAGTGTGGGATCTTAGCATAGAAGGATTTTCGTTAGGAACACATAAGTAGAAAGAGATTCATATAACTAGAGAAAAAATTCCTCTCTATGTACATTCTTACCTGTTGAACATAATCTgaattttctttagagagagggaaacagattAGCATGAATTGGCTTAAGGATACTGTCATTATCATGTTTTATGAGGAATGAGAATAACAATGAGCTAGATACTGTTCAGGACAAGATAGATGAGGTATTTCTGATTTATGGCCAATTATGATTAATTCATGTATCAATGATTATACATGGCTACTATAAGCCAGGCTTTTGGTTAAAAACCTGGGATTCAGTTTTGTTGTCTAGGAGATCATAGTCTATTATTTAACTAGAAAATAGACTTAAGAGTATTAGTTCCCCTTAACTAGGTGTTTCATCAGCTAAAATATATAGTCACACTTGGTTATTACTAAGAATTTTAATAAGCATGATAGGAAATCAATCTCTAGTTTCAAAGAACTAAGAGGTCAATtgctttcaaagaaacaaaaagttaatttaatcaatatttctctcattttgaAACTGTCTGGAAAATTTTGAACAGTATCTTTGCCCCCTTTGACCCTTTTACTGTGGTGCTATTCCTCATAGGCCATGTTTTGGGAGGTTGCGATTGACTTTGTTGTGGTTTTCCAGGAAGTGGCTGGTGATTTTTACTACATATAAACTCAAGCCAGGAGACCCCTGGAGGCAACCGGTGGTAACTAAGTACCTTAGTGAATACACAACCTGAGAGAGTAGATGTGGTAGACTCTTTGGAAGGAGGCAGTAAGGAAGGTGGAGtgcaagaggaagaggaagaggaagaggaagaagaagatgaagaggaggaggaggatgtagaggaggaagaggactgTGGCTGAAAATTACTACTTTTCTTAACATAAAGCAGCCAGTCAATAGCCTGGGGTTGTTGGCTTACAACTTTGTTTTCAGGGCCTGCTGTCGGCCATTTGTTATTTAGCTCCTGTGTGATTTCAGGTTCAGATGGAGAGAAAATACGtatcttctccattccttcaaGGTTGTCTTCAGGGGCTTCATCAGGCTGATTTTCTTTCACAGGGGATGGGAGACAAGATGAGAGAGAAGTCTCtggtagagaaaggagaaaaactaatttcacttctgtttctccctcagaaCCGAGTTCAGGTGTTGGTATGACAAACAGCGTTGCACCTCGAGGATCCTTCCTTCCTGTAAGATGGTTACACTGAGATTTTATGCAGGAAGCACAAGCTAAACAAACTACATAATTTGATGAAAGACGGGGACCAGGATGAGGATTTGGTCTTCCCCTCATCCTTCGAAAGAGAATCTGCCTACAGAGATCCCTCTGGATTCTAGTCTTGGAAAGAGAATTGACAATTTTATTTAGGACATCATCAGGCACAGTTCCACCTTTAACAATGCAAggataaatgtaatttaaactccatggaatttctttatttgattctGTCTTTGCACAAAATTCAAAGCTGTTTTTACTTTGGAATCTGGAGCCCAATGTTGAAGCAGCTATATTTCTGATAAAGTGTTTGGAGCTTGATAATGATGGACCTAAGACATTTGGTTTAGAATGGGATGAAGATAAATCTGTGGCTTTCTGTTTGTCATTTGGTGACAAAGTGCTCTGAAACTTGGAGTGACAAACTGGTGAGCTCAAGGTCCTAAAGTCCTGATTAAGTGTAAGCACTGTCTGAGATTTGAGTGAGAACAATGGCAAACTCTGAGCCTGGTGGACAGAATGTGCTGGAGGTGATTTCCTTGGTTTTGAGTGGGACAGTGGTAAACTCAGAACACAGGAACTAGAATTCAGTGTAGGTGCTGTCTGATATCTTGAGTCAGGTAACGGTGAGTTCAGAGCCATTTGATTGGATTTCGATGAACGTGATGACTGAAGCAAGACATTTATTTGAGGTGTAGAGTTGAGTGATGGTGAGCTCAAAGATCTTTGATTGAGCTCTAACAAAGATGTCCAAAGGCTATCCAATGAAGATGCTTTCTGAGGCCTGGATTGCGGTAATGTTGGGCTAAGCACTCTTTGATTAGATCCCAAAGATGATGATGTCCAGAGGATGTCTAGGGAAGGTGTATCTTGATGTTTGGAGGGAAATAATGATGAACTTGAGACTCCCTGATTAGACTTCTGTGAAGATGATGTCTGGCAAAAGTCTGGTGAAGATGAAGTCTGAGGTTTGGGGAGGGGTGATTGTGAGCTCAGATTTGTTTGGGTGGACTCCAAAGATGAAGATGTCTTATTAAGTTCAAGTGAAGATGTTGTCTCAGGTTTATGATGTATCACAGGTGAGCTCAGGGCTCTCCGATTAGGCCACAGTGAAGTTCTCTGGTGGAGGTCTAGTGAAGGGGTGGCCTGACATTTGGGTTGGGATACTGGTGCTTTCAGAGCCTTGTTATTGAAGCCCTGTGAAATTGTGTCCTGAGACTTGACAGATGACAATAATGAGAAGCTCTGTGCCATCTGCTTAGAGCTAACTGGAGGTGCTGCAAGATGATTACTATGGGACTGCAGTCTGACCACAGGCTGGTTATTAGATTGATTTAGTTTTTCACCTGTGTACTGATGTGTTAATGAATTGGTTGTGGCCAGTTGGTAAGAGTGTTCTAAAGGCACAAAGTGTTGATCATAACATGCCAATGGAATCATCTTGTGCTACTGATAGAGGTCTTTTTGAAAGCAGCTGGCTTGTAGGATATTTGAAAGTCTTTTAGATGGATTCATTGgacaatgaatattttaaaataaatagtccTTGGTAGTTTCTTCCTTCTATCTTGTTTCCTCACTGTTAATTGCCAAATATCATAGAGTATATCAAAATTCAGATATAGATGAGGTTGGAAAAATTATGACCATTAGAGATTCTCTGctatcttctctttcatttcctagaggtattttatttttctcttgaggaAATAATGcctgttaataaaataatgaagagatTTCAGAAGAGATGCTGATAAGGATATTAATTTTCTCAAACAATTTTTTATAGTGATTAAGGCATGGGCTTTATGTAAAATCCAAGCCATTTACTCTGtgtgtaactttattttttaaattttatttatttatttgaaagagagagtgtgtaagtgagagagcatgagcaggcggagaagcagactccctgttcaggaagcccaacatggggctcaatctcaggatcctgggatcatgacctgagctgaagtcagatgcttaaccaagccactcaggtacccctgtgTGTAACTTTTGAATCCAGCTTTCTAAACCCCATTTAtctgtgaaatagataaatatttaattgattGAGCTAAAAACTAACTAAATACAATTTCCCAGGATATAATAAAAGGTGATAGCCATTTCTGGTACTCTTAATACCAGCTTtagtaaaacaaacagaaagacaaacaaacaaaaaactatggtAAGTTTGTTGCAGGAAATAAGAGAATATTAGAGGAAAGTGAAAAGGAAGTTCTTCTGAAATGTTGGTTTTCAATTTAGATTCAGTTACCTATCATTATTTTTAGCTTATTTCCAAAAGTCCATAATTCTGATTGAAAGTCTATTGCATACTTTTATTCTTGTTCTTGTCACCAATTCTTCTCATCAATATAGCTTTTGAAACTGTGACTACTACCTTTTAAAACTAATGTCTTTGGTCATATGCTTTCTTTCTATTCTGG harbors:
- the CSNKA2IP gene encoding casein kinase II subunit alpha'-interacting protein isoform X1 → MIPLACYDQHFVPLEHSYQLATTNSLTHQYTGEKLNQSNNQPVVRLQSHSNHLAAPPVSSKQMAQSFSLLSSVKSQDTISQGFNNKALKAPVSQPKCQATPSLDLHQRTSLWPNRRALSSPVIHHKPETTSSLELNKTSSSLESTQTNLSSQSPLPKPQTSSSPDFCQTSSSQKSNQGVSSSSLFPSKHQDTPSLDILWTSSSLGSNQRVLSPTLPQSRPQKASSLDSLWTSLLELNQRSLSSPSLNSTPQINVLLQSSRSSKSNQMALNSPLPDSRYQTAPTLNSSSCVLSLPLSHSKPRKSPPAHSVHQAQSLPLFSLKSQTVLTLNQDFRTLSSPVCHSKFQSTLSPNDKQKATDLSSSHSKPNVLGPSLSSSKHFIRNIAASTLGSRFQSKNSFEFCAKTESNKEIPWSLNYIYPCIVKGGTVPDDVLNKIVNSLSKTRIQRDLCRQILFRRMRGRPNPHPGPRLSSNYVVCLACASCIKSQCNHLTGRKDPRGATLFVIPTPELGSEGETEVKLVFLLSLPETSLSSCLPSPVKENQPDEAPEDNLEGMEKIRIFSPSEPEITQELNNKWPTAGPENKVVSQQPQAIDWLLYVKKSSNFQPQSSSSSTSSSSSSSSSSSSSSSSSCTPPSLLPPSKESTTSTLSGCVFTKVLSYHRLPPGVSWLEFICSKNHQPLPGKPQQSQSQPPKTWPMRNSTTVKGSKGAKILFKIFQTVSK
- the CSNKA2IP gene encoding casein kinase II subunit alpha'-interacting protein isoform X2, which codes for MIPLACYDQHFVPLEHSYQLATTNSLTHQYTGEKLNQSNNQPVVRLQSHSNHLAAPPVSSKQMAQSFSLLSSVKSQDTISQGFNNKALKAPVSQPKCQATPSLDLHQRTSLWPNRRALSSPVIHHKPETTSSLELNKTSSSLESTQTNLSSQSPLPKPQTSSSPDFCQTSSSQKSNQGVSSSSLFPSKHQDTPSLDILWTSSSLGSNQRVLSPTLPQSRPQKASSLDSLWTSLLELNQRSLSSPSLNSTPQINVLLQSSRSSKSNQMALNSPLPDSRYQTAPTLNSSSCVLSLPLSHSKPRKSPPAHSVHQAQSLPLFSLKSQTVLTLNQDFRTLSSPVCHSKFQSTLSPNDKQKATDLSSSHSKPNVLGPSLSSSKHFIRNIAASTLGSRFQSKNSFEFCAKTESNKEIPWSLNYIYPCIVKGGTVPDDVLNKIVNSLSKTRIQRDLCRQILFRRMRGRPNPHPGPRLSSNYVVCLACASCIKSQCNHLTGRKDPRGATLFVIPTPELGSEGETEVKLVFLLSLPETSLSSCLPSPVKENQPDEAPEDNLEGMEKIRIFSPSEPEITQELNNKWPTAGPENKVE